The Pleomorphomonas sp. T1.2MG-36 DNA segment TCTGGGCGCCGACGTGCCCATGTGTCTTGCCGGCCGTCCCGCGCGCGTTGCCGGCATTGGAGAACGCATAGCACCGACCAGGGGCCAACTGTCCTTCGGCCTGCTTCTGGTCAATCCCGGCGTCGGCGTGTCGACCCCGGCCGTCTTCAAGGCACTCGCGCGGCGCGACAATCCGCCGCTCCCGTCCCTGCCCGCTTTCGATGACGTGGAACGTCTCTCCGCCTTTCTCACCGACGCGACACGAAACGACCTAGAAGCCCCCGCGCGGGATATCTCTCCGGTCATCGGCGACGTGCTCGAAGCCCTCGCAAGACAGCCGGAGACCAAGCTTGCTCGCATGTCGGGATCGGGAGCCACCTGCTTCGGCCTGTTTGGCGACATGGCGGCAGCAGCCAGAGCCGGCGAACGGCTAATGGCCGACCACCCCGGCTGGTGGATCGAACCGGCAACGGCCGCCTTTTAGGGCGATTTGCCTGATCAGCCTAGAGATCGACGGCAACGTCCTCGGCGGAGATCACCCGGTGGACGCGCTCCTCGTCCGCCGTCTCCTCACCGAACGGCGCCACCGGCCACTCCCACGTATCGGACGGGAACGGCGGCGTGACGCCGTGCAGAAGGTCGCAGGTCTCCACCACGACGCCGTCGCGCCGCCGCCGAACGTAGGAGACGTCGGTGACGATAACCGTCTTGCAGGGCAGCTGAGCCAGTCCGTCGAGATGACCGGCGACAAGTTGCGCCACCGCGTCGTCAGGCATGATCCGCGCCTGACCGTCCTTGGCCTGCAAGCGGGCAACCGCGCCAACGGCGATCTGCGACAGCACGTTGGCCGAGATCACCAGATCGACATCGTCGATCTTGCGAAGGAAGCCGAGGGGATCGAGGCGAACGCCGAGGTCGTCCTGTCCGGTGGCAAGCTTGATCCGCGATTGCTCCGCGAGCCGGTCGTAGCCGGAGATGTCGCGCGTGAGAAAGGTGACGTTGGGGTAGCGGCGAAGAAGAACTTTCAGCCGGACCGTCGGCAGATGGACGATATCGACCAGCACCACCTTGTTGAACATGCTCGACAGCCGATCGATCGGCACGTCGCGAAGCAGCCCGGACCCCAGCACCACGACCGTGCGGCGAACGGCCACGCCGTCGATGGCCCGGTCGATCGCCGCACGCGTCCGCGCTTCATGCTCAGACCAGGCGGCACGGTGGCGCGCGGCCCTGCCCCTGAGCCCGATGGCATCCCGGACGGAGCCGGAACGGCTTTTGGGCGAGATCAGGCGAGTGACGACGAACAGGAGGGCATCGGCGAGCATGCGCGGGTATCCGGCTGGTTCTTCACGCGGAATGGGTTCCGCCAAAGCCTTGCGACAACACTGGGGGCGGCTTGCGAAAAGCGCCTGCCGCCCGAACCATCAAGCGATCTCGCCACAAACCACAGGCACCGGTGTGCCAGTTGTGGCCGGGAAAGACGACGGCAGCCCCTTCAGGCGCCGCGCCGCGAGATAGGCGAAGGCCTGCGCCTCGACGAAGTCGGCATCAAAGCCGACGTTGCCGGCCGGAACCACCTCGACGCCGGACCGCTCGGCGATCATCCGGACCATGA contains these protein-coding regions:
- a CDS encoding 4-(cytidine 5'-diphospho)-2-C-methyl-D-erythritol kinase, which gives rise to MPIVEEARAKVNLALHVIGLRPDGYHDLDMLVAFADIGDSVTLAASDTDGFVIDGPMAGGLSADADNLVLRALRGFRELTGRTEPLSIRLTKRLPVASGIGGGSADAAATLRGLCRLYALSANDPALAELALSLGADVPMCLAGRPARVAGIGERIAPTRGQLSFGLLLVNPGVGVSTPAVFKALARRDNPPLPSLPAFDDVERLSAFLTDATRNDLEAPARDISPVIGDVLEALARQPETKLARMSGSGATCFGLFGDMAAAARAGERLMADHPGWWIEPATAAF